The proteins below are encoded in one region of Belonocnema kinseyi isolate 2016_QV_RU_SX_M_011 chromosome 1, B_treatae_v1, whole genome shotgun sequence:
- the LOC117174110 gene encoding facilitated trehalose transporter Tret1-like isoform X1, whose protein sequence is MNTSQDLITEMSEFNKRILSMENKIPEIESSTFLPEKYKKGITEDITVKDGLRQIFAACLANCIVIQAGINMAYGTVLVEDFKVSGEIMLDTHQKSWITSLVTITVPIGSFVTGPLMDRFGRKTMCLVSCVPAIISWILLITGNSLTLIYISRCIAGFGSGLTTVVLIYVSEITHPRIRPMMLCCNSVFVSLGILVTFCLTFWLSWLKIAIVFLLINCFITLGLFFIPESPYWYLCFDNGMTNAKRVRKAEKSLKWLNRREKIYDSEYSRIKEISQEQKSTRDETLLQKLKYLYVQVCLPTAYKPLTIMFFLFLLQQLSGCYVVIFYAISILKKLMESSEKSRAIKESDINIYGALVLLGTVRFTMSIVTAWFSKIYGRRTLCIISGLGMAFSMFFSGMYMYLTSYWDEKGNFKVTMAGQQWTLIIIILAYVLTSSIGFMVIPWTLSGELLPISLRGIGSGIMVSVAYVIMFGVIKAYLYVLEAIGAQGIFFFFSFMSLVGTGFIYLFLPETLGKSFSEIERYFDNGIRKEKGKEINPDSV, encoded by the exons ATGAACACGTCTCAGGATTTAATCACAGAAATGTCAGAATTTAACAAGAGAATCTTatcaatggaaaataaaattcctgaaattgaaAGCAG CACTTTTCTTCcagaaaagtataaaaaaggaATTACTGAGGATATTACTGTCAAAGATGGTTTACGACAa atttttgcagctTGTCTAGCGAATTGTATAGTTATTCAAGCCGGAATAAATATGGCTTATGGTACAGTTTTGGTCGAGGATTTTAAAGTAAGTGGAGAAATAATGCTAGACACTCATCAAAAATCTTGGATAA caAGTCTGGTGACAATTACGGTACCAATCGGTTCTTTCGTGACAGGACCGTTAATGGACAGGTTTGGAAGAAAAACAATGTGCCTAGTGTCATGTGTTCCAGCAATAATTTCTTGGATCCTTCTGATAACGGGAAATTCGTTAACATTAATTTATATATCACGATGCATTGCTGGATTTGGTTCGGGATTGACGACAGTGGTCCTAATTTACGTATCAGAAATCACACATCCAAGAATAAGACCCATGATGCTTTGTTGCAATTCGGTTTTCGTATCCCTTGGAATTCTAGTCACATTTTGCTTGACTTTTTGGTTAAGTTGGCTGAAAATTGCAATAGTCTTTTTATTAATCAATTGCTTTATTACGCTCGGATTGTTTTTCATTCCTGAAAGTCCTTACTGGTATCTCTGCTTCGATAATGGAATGACGAACGCAAAACGTGTCAGAAAAGCAGAAAAAAGTCTCAAGTGGCTTAATCGAAGAGAAAAA ATTTACGACAGTGAATATTCCCGAATTAAGGAAATATCCCAAGAGCAAAAAAGTACCAGAGACGAAACTcttctgcaaaaattaaaatacctctACGTTCAAGTTTGTCTCCCAACAGCGTACAAACCCTTGACAATTAtgttctttctctttctcttgcAACAGCTGTCCGGATGCTACGTTGTAATTTTCTAcgcaatatcaattttgaaaaaactaatggAAAGTTCGGAGAAATCAAGAGCTATAAAAGAAAGCGATATAAACATTTATGGTGCTCTTGTTTTGCTCGGAACTGTTCGTTTTACAATGAGCATAGTGACGGCCTGGTTTAGCAAAATTTATGGAAGAAGGACTCTTTGTATTATTAGTGGACTCGGAATggcattttcaatgtttttttctgGAATGTATATGTATTTAACGTCATACTGGGACGAAAAGGGAAATTTCAAAGTCACAATGGCTGGACAACAGTggactttaataataataattctagcTTATGTTCTTACTAGTTCTATAGGATTTATGGTTATTCCTTGGACTTTGTCTGGGgaacttcttccaatttctttaaGAGGAATTGGAAGTGGAATCATGGTTTCGGTTGCTTATGTTATTATGTTTGGAGTCATTAAGGCTTATCTTTACGTTTTGGAGGCCATTGGGGCTCagggaatatttttcttttttagcttTATGTCTCTCGTGGGGAcgggttttatttatttatttttacctgAGACTTTGGGGAAGTCCTTTTCAGAAATCGAAAGATATTTTGATAATGGGATTAGGAAAGAGAAAGGAAAGGAAATTAATCCTGATTCTGTCTAA
- the LOC117174110 gene encoding facilitated trehalose transporter Tret1-like isoform X2, with translation MAYGTVLVEDFKVSGEIMLDTHQKSWITSLVTITVPIGSFVTGPLMDRFGRKTMCLVSCVPAIISWILLITGNSLTLIYISRCIAGFGSGLTTVVLIYVSEITHPRIRPMMLCCNSVFVSLGILVTFCLTFWLSWLKIAIVFLLINCFITLGLFFIPESPYWYLCFDNGMTNAKRVRKAEKSLKWLNRREKIYDSEYSRIKEISQEQKSTRDETLLQKLKYLYVQVCLPTAYKPLTIMFFLFLLQQLSGCYVVIFYAISILKKLMESSEKSRAIKESDINIYGALVLLGTVRFTMSIVTAWFSKIYGRRTLCIISGLGMAFSMFFSGMYMYLTSYWDEKGNFKVTMAGQQWTLIIIILAYVLTSSIGFMVIPWTLSGELLPISLRGIGSGIMVSVAYVIMFGVIKAYLYVLEAIGAQGIFFFFSFMSLVGTGFIYLFLPETLGKSFSEIERYFDNGIRKEKGKEINPDSV, from the exons ATGGCTTATGGTACAGTTTTGGTCGAGGATTTTAAAGTAAGTGGAGAAATAATGCTAGACACTCATCAAAAATCTTGGATAA caAGTCTGGTGACAATTACGGTACCAATCGGTTCTTTCGTGACAGGACCGTTAATGGACAGGTTTGGAAGAAAAACAATGTGCCTAGTGTCATGTGTTCCAGCAATAATTTCTTGGATCCTTCTGATAACGGGAAATTCGTTAACATTAATTTATATATCACGATGCATTGCTGGATTTGGTTCGGGATTGACGACAGTGGTCCTAATTTACGTATCAGAAATCACACATCCAAGAATAAGACCCATGATGCTTTGTTGCAATTCGGTTTTCGTATCCCTTGGAATTCTAGTCACATTTTGCTTGACTTTTTGGTTAAGTTGGCTGAAAATTGCAATAGTCTTTTTATTAATCAATTGCTTTATTACGCTCGGATTGTTTTTCATTCCTGAAAGTCCTTACTGGTATCTCTGCTTCGATAATGGAATGACGAACGCAAAACGTGTCAGAAAAGCAGAAAAAAGTCTCAAGTGGCTTAATCGAAGAGAAAAA ATTTACGACAGTGAATATTCCCGAATTAAGGAAATATCCCAAGAGCAAAAAAGTACCAGAGACGAAACTcttctgcaaaaattaaaatacctctACGTTCAAGTTTGTCTCCCAACAGCGTACAAACCCTTGACAATTAtgttctttctctttctcttgcAACAGCTGTCCGGATGCTACGTTGTAATTTTCTAcgcaatatcaattttgaaaaaactaatggAAAGTTCGGAGAAATCAAGAGCTATAAAAGAAAGCGATATAAACATTTATGGTGCTCTTGTTTTGCTCGGAACTGTTCGTTTTACAATGAGCATAGTGACGGCCTGGTTTAGCAAAATTTATGGAAGAAGGACTCTTTGTATTATTAGTGGACTCGGAATggcattttcaatgtttttttctgGAATGTATATGTATTTAACGTCATACTGGGACGAAAAGGGAAATTTCAAAGTCACAATGGCTGGACAACAGTggactttaataataataattctagcTTATGTTCTTACTAGTTCTATAGGATTTATGGTTATTCCTTGGACTTTGTCTGGGgaacttcttccaatttctttaaGAGGAATTGGAAGTGGAATCATGGTTTCGGTTGCTTATGTTATTATGTTTGGAGTCATTAAGGCTTATCTTTACGTTTTGGAGGCCATTGGGGCTCagggaatatttttcttttttagcttTATGTCTCTCGTGGGGAcgggttttatttatttatttttacctgAGACTTTGGGGAAGTCCTTTTCAGAAATCGAAAGATATTTTGATAATGGGATTAGGAAAGAGAAAGGAAAGGAAATTAATCCTGATTCTGTCTAA